In Actinomycetes bacterium, a single window of DNA contains:
- a CDS encoding helix-turn-helix transcriptional regulator, translating to MSTVFSHGRLRLYLLKLLEESPRHGYEVISLLEDRFMGMYAPSPGTVYPRLQRLEAEGLVTRSQEGGRKVYRITDAGREELDRRRDELADLEADIHSSVRDLAKEIREEVRGTIRDFKQELKQAAREMRREQRHESRQRGERHGRPWSEDWSGSAPHGRDWTGDWCSPSAEELEQRLQRFLHLTHQLAHRMQLTEAQVRECAAILDEAFDRIRQTLRHKR from the coding sequence GTGAGCACCGTGTTCAGCCACGGGCGGCTGCGCCTGTACCTGCTCAAGCTGCTGGAGGAGAGCCCCCGGCACGGGTACGAGGTGATCAGCCTGCTCGAGGACCGCTTCATGGGGATGTACGCGCCGTCGCCGGGCACGGTCTACCCGCGGCTGCAGCGGCTCGAGGCCGAGGGGCTGGTCACCCGCAGCCAGGAAGGCGGGCGCAAGGTGTACCGGATCACCGACGCCGGCCGCGAGGAGCTGGACCGGCGCCGGGACGAGCTGGCCGACCTGGAGGCCGACATCCACAGCTCCGTGCGCGACCTGGCCAAGGAGATCCGCGAGGAGGTCCGCGGCACCATCCGTGACTTCAAGCAGGAGCTGAAGCAGGCCGCCCGGGAGATGCGCCGCGAGCAGCGGCACGAGAGCCGGCAGCGCGGGGAGCGGCACGGGCGCCCCTGGTCTGAGGACTGGAGCGGGTCGGCGCCACACGGCCGGGACTGGACCGGGGACTGGTGCTCGCCGTCGGCCGAGGAGCTCGAGCAGCGCCTGCAGCGGTTCCTGCACCTGACCCACCAGCTCGCGCACCGGATGCAGCTCACCGAGGCCCAGGTCCGCGAGTGCGCCGCCATCCTCGACGAGGCGTTCGACCGCATCCGGCAGACGCTGCGCCACAAGCGCTGA
- a CDS encoding MGMT family protein gives MNDVVERVLAVVERIPSGRVLSYGDVAELAPAPTPRDVGQVLLRHGDGVPWWRVLRADGTPAPHLRDRQLALLRAEGTPMTPFGEGVDLRRARWAAAQWGDGEQASLFD, from the coding sequence ATGAACGATGTGGTCGAGCGTGTCCTGGCCGTGGTCGAGCGGATCCCCTCCGGGCGGGTGCTGTCCTACGGCGACGTGGCCGAGCTCGCCCCGGCGCCCACCCCCCGCGACGTCGGGCAGGTGCTGCTCAGGCACGGCGACGGAGTGCCCTGGTGGAGGGTGCTGCGTGCCGACGGCACGCCAGCACCCCACCTGCGCGACCGGCAGCTCGCGCTGCTCCGGGCCGAGGGGACGCCGATGACGCCGTTCGGGGAGGGGGTCGACCTGCGCCGCGCCAGGTGGGCCGCTGCCCAGTGGGGAGACGGCGAGCAGGCGTCGCTGTTCGACTGA